Within Vannielia litorea, the genomic segment AGCCGGCCATGGTTTCGCCCGCCGCCCAGAGGTTGCGGACCGGGCGGTTGCCGATGGCGCATTGCGCCCGGTCGTCCACCTTCAGCCCGAGGTAGGTGAAGGTGACGCCGGTGCGCAGGCTGTAGCCATAGAACGGCGGTTCGGAGATTGGCCGCGCCCAGTTTGTCTTGGGCGGGGTGAGGCCGGTGGTGGCGACCCCGTCGAGCTCGGTGGGGTGAAACGCGCTGGTGTCGCCGCAGGCGGCGTTGAACCCGTCGACGGTCTCGCGCAGCCGGGCGGGCGGCAGGCCCATCCTCTCGGCCAGCTCCTCCAGCGTATCGGCCTTGATCGGCGGAAACACGGAGGGCATGAACAGCTCCAGCGACCTGGCGTCGATGATGACATAGCCCACCTGGTCGGGTTGGGCGGCGACGAGGCGCCCCCAGATGGCGTAGCGCTTGGGCCAGACATCCTCGCCCTCGTCGTAGAACCGCTCGCCGTCCTTGTTGACCACGATGGAGAACGGCACGCAATCGAGCCGGGTGACGATGCCGCCGTCGAACCTGGGCGCACGGCCGTCGATGGCGACGGCGTGGCACTGGGTCGGGTCGCCCACCTGCTCCACCCCCTGCCCCAGAAGGTCGGCCAGCACGACCCCCCGGTTGTAGGGCGTGCCGCGGATCAGGAAGTTTTTCGCCGCAGGCCCCCAGGCGCGGGCGAGCCAGTCGGTATCGGCCTGAAATCCGCCGGAGGCCACGACGACCGACTTGGGCGAGAGCCGGTGCTCGTGCCCGCCGTGGGTGTAGACGACCTCGGCCACGCGGTCCTGCTGCACGTCGAGGTGGGTCACGGCGGCCTCGTAGAGAACCTCCACGCCCAGCGCCTCGGCGGTGCGGTAGTAGGCATTCACCAGGCTCTTGCCGCCACCGAGGAAGAACGCGTTGGTGCGGGCAAGCGAGAGGGTTCCGGAGAGCGAGGGCTGAAAGCGGACGCCGCGGGCCTCCATCCAGGGCAGGCACTCTTCGGAGGTGCGGATCGCCAACCGGGCGAGCGCCTCGTCGGTCTTGCCGCCGGTGACTTTCATCAGGTCGGCGAGATACTCGTCTTCGCTGTAGCTCTCGACCAGCGGGCCCAGGGGGCCGTGATGCATGCAGCGGAAGTTGCGGGTGTGGCGCGAATTGCCGCCCCGGTAGGGCTTGGGCGCGGCCTCGAGGATCCGCACGCGCGCGCCCGCCTCGGCCGCGGTGATCGCCGCACAGAGCGCGGCATTTCCGCCGCCGATGACCAGAATGTCGGGGGTCTCGCTCACAGGGTATCTCCGTCGAAGAGGGGGCGGGCACGCAGGGCGCGCACGCGGACCCGCTGGGCCTTTTCGATGTGCGCGCGCATCGCGGCTTCGGCCAGCGCGCCGTCACGGGCCTTAAGGGCCTCGAGCACGCCGTAGTGCTCCTCCACCGCCTCGGCCGCGCGGTCGGGATGGGTGAGCGTCGTCGGGCCCAGGATCATCAGCGACTTGTGCAAGCCGGCGATGGAGCGGGCCAGGAACCGGTTCTTGGCGGCATCGAGCAGCGCCGCATGGAACTGGCGGTTCAGAACGAAGGCCTCGGGGCTGTTGCCCAGCTTCTCCAGCGCCCGGTTCATGTGAAGGAGCTCTTCGATCTCGATCTCCGAGGCCGCGCGGGCGGCGAGGCGGGCCGCCGTGCCCTCGAGCACCGTGCGCATCTCGTAGAGCTCCATCACCTCGGCATAATCCAGCGTGCGGATCGCGGCGCCCTGGCGCGGAACATGGGTGACGATGCCATCGGCCTCGAGCTGCCGGATCGCCTCGCGGACCGGCGTGCGCGAAACGCCCAGCCGCTCCGCCAGCTCGGTCTCGCGCAGGCGGTCGCCGGGGTTGAGCCGGCCTTCCCGGAGTTCGACGAGAAGCCGCTGGTAGGCGCCCTCGCCCTGCGAGCCGGGTTGGGGAAAGTCGTCGATCTCGTCCATCTCGGGTGCCACCAGAATCGGATTGCAGTTTTTGTATCCAATCGTATACACTCGCATCCATGGCAGATCAACTGCCCCATTCCGGAGCCTGCGCGTGACCTTCAGGGCCTTCTTCTCCTCTCCCTTGCGGCAACGGCTGCTGACCCTCGGCCTCGCGACGGCGGGCACGGCACTGTTCTGGCTCGCGGAGCTGCCGCTGCCCTTCCTGTTCGGGCCGATGACGGCCTGCCTGCTTGCGGCCCTGCTCGGCGCCCCGCTTAAGGGCTTTGGCCAGGTCTCGGTCGGGGCGCGCACGATACTGGGGGTCGCCGTTGGGGCCTCGATCACGCCGGCGCTCTTTGCCGAGCTTCCGACGATGGCGGCCTCGGTCGCGCTCATCCCCTTCTACATCGTATTGATCGGGCTCATCGGGGTGCCGTTCTTTCGCAGGGTCTGGGGATTCGACGCGCCAACCGCCTATTACGCGGCCATGCCGGGCGGCTTGCAGGACATGGTGATCTTCGGCACCGAAGCCGGCGGCAACCCGCGCGCCCTGGCGCTGGTGCATGGCACGCGGGTGCTCATCATCGTCACCCTGGCGCCGATCTTCCTCACGCTCGTTTACGGCGCGGCACTGACCAACCCGATCGGCGCGCCGGCGGCCGACATCGCGCTGCACGAACTGGGGCTGATGGTGGCCGCCGCCGTCATCGGCTGGAAGGGCGGAGAGCGGCTGGGCCTGTTCGGCGCCTCGATTCTCGGGCCGCTGATCGTGACAGCCCTGCTCTCGCTCACCGATCTCATCCACTCCCGCCCGCCGCGCGAGGCCATCCTCTTTGCGCAGTTCTTCATCGGCTGCGGGATCGGGGTGCAGTTCACCGGAGTGACCTGGGCCGAGCTGCGCAGGGTGGTGGCGGCGGGCGTGGCCTATGTCATGCTGCTGGCGGTGCTGGCGGCCGCCTTCACGCTGGTGGTGACAGGCCTCGGCCTGGGCGACCCGGTGGAGGCCTTTCTGGCCTTCGCGCCGGGCGGGCAGGCCGAGATGACGGTGCTGGCCATCGTCACCGGGGCGGACCTGGGCTTTGTCATCACCCACCACCTTACCCGGATCGTGCTGGTCATCCTCGGCGCACCGCTGGCGGCGCGGCTGATCCGCCGAGCCCGGTCGCGCGACTGAGCCTTCGGTGCGCGCCTCAGGCCTGACCGTTGAGCGCGGTCAGGGCCTTGCTGACACGGCGGTGCAGGTCGGTGAGCATGCGCGTGTCCCCGTTGCCCGACACAATGTCGCGGGAGAGCATTTCGCGCATCTTCTCGAGGTCGGTGATGAACTGACGGAGCTGGCTGTGATTGGCGGTCATGGCAGGGCCTCAGTGAGAGATGAGAACGGGAATTCGGATTTCGCGCAGCACGCTGGCGGTGACTCCGCCAAGGAAATCCTCGCGGAACTTGGAGTGCTCATAGGCGCCCATCACCAGCAGCGAGGGGTCATTCTCGGCGCAGAACCCGAGGATCGCCCTGGTGACCGGCTCGCTCTCGGGGAACGGCCGGTGCAGCGGCTCCACCCCGTGGCGGGTCAGATGGGTGAGCAGGTCTTCGATCGGGGGCCACTCCTTGCGCTGCCCGACGGTGAGCACGGTCACGCGGCCCTGGTCCTCGAGCAGGCGGAGGCTGTCGGAGAGCGCGCGCGCCGCCGAGCGCCCGCCGTCCCAGGCGAGCGCGGCATGGCTGTGGCGGGCGTCCACATCATGGCCCTCGGGCACCACGATCACCGGGCGCCCGGAAAGCAGGGCGATGCGGTCGGGATGATGCGAGACATGCGCGTCATCCTCCTCCATGTGCCGCCCCACGATGAGGGCGTCGTAGGCGCGGGCGGCCTCGGAAAGCACGGCATCCACGCGTCCGGCGTGGGTGCGGAAGGTGAGCGCCGCGCCGAGGTCCAGCTCGCCGCGCAGGGCCTCGAACCGGGCCTCGATGCCGGTGACGATGCCGCTGTTGGCCTCGGCCAGCAGCGCGCGGGCCTCCTTGGGAATCCAGCGCGAGGTGGTGTCGAAGACGGCATGCGTCGAATGGGCCAGCAAGGCGGTCACATGGGCGCCGCGGGCCCGCGCCAGCGCCGCGGCATAGCGCAGCGCGGCCACCGAGGCCTCGGAGCCATTGAAGGCGACGAGCAGGTTCATGATCGGCATGTCAGAGACCTTTCCAGATGCGGGAGGGCACGTAGATCCGGCCGTCGGCCAGCTTGCGGGCCGTGCGCAGCAGGCCCGCGGAGTTGAGCGAGAAGCCCGCCGCGCTGTCGAAGTCCACCAGCACCTCGATGGTGCCGGAGGGATGCTCGAGCACCACGTTGGCGGGGCTGGCGGTGGGCCTGTCGAGCAGGCCCTCGGCGATGGTGCCGGGCGTGAGGGCGCAGGAGGCCATGCACTGGCTGCCGGTCACCGCCATGCTGGGATGGGTGTTCCAGGGCATGAAGTAGCGGGCCGCGATGGTGCCGCCCTCGCGTGCGGGCGCGAAGAGGCCGAACTTGGGCGTGACCGACCTGGTCACGTCGCCCAGCCCCATCAGCGCGCCCGCCCGGATGCGGATCGCCTCCATGCGGGCGAAGAAATCCTTGTTGGCGTCCAGCTCGGCGGCGCTTTCGTAGCCGGTGAGGCCGAAGTCGGAGGCGCGGGCGATGGTCATGGGCATGGCCACGTCCATGCAGGTCACCTCGATCCCTTCGATCTCGTCGCGCAGGTTGCCGGTGGGCAGGAAGGCCCCGGTGGAGGAGCCGACGACGCCCATGAAGTTCAGCGCGATCGGCGCGGCGCTGCCCGGCACGCCGGCGATCTCGGCCTCGCCGTCATAGGTGAGCACGCCGCCCGGGGTCTGAACCTTCGCCAGCACCTTGGCCCCGGTGTTCACCGCGCGGATCTTCACCTCGGTCACATCGCCCGAGGGCCGCACCAGCCCCATCTCGATCGCCGCCGGGCCGACGCCCGAGAGGATGTTGCCGCAGGTGGGCTTGAAATCCACCAGCCGGTCCTCGACCGAAACCTGGGCAAAGAAGTAGTCGACCTCGGCCCAGTCGTCCTCGGAGGGCGAGAGCATGGCGACCTTGGTGGTCACCGCCGCACCCGCGCCGATGCCGTCGATATTGAGCGCGTGGCCAGAGCCCACCGCCGCCACCAGCACCGCCGCCAGCGTGTCGAGATCCTCGGGCAGGTCGGCGCGGTTGAAGTAGGGGCCCTTGGAGGTGCCGCCGCGCATGAAGACGTAGGGGATGCCGGTCTGGGTCATGTCCTGCGTCCTCACTTCAGCGGCCAGGGCAGGTCGACGGCGTCCTGCAACAGGCCCGGCGGGAAATCCCGGTTCAGCGCGCCGGCCATGAAGCAGATGAACCCGATGCCGCAGGCGGTGAGGATCAGGGTCTTGAGCCAGCCCGCCCCGGCCCGGATCCGCAGGAAGCCGACCATGAAGCCCACCAGAGCGAGGATGAAGCCGACCACCCAGGTGGCGGCGATCAGCCCGGCGAACCACGCGAGGGTCGACCACAGCCCGTAGGGCGCATCGGCATCCTCGCCCGCGATCTCCTTGTCGGCGAAGATCACGTCGGTCTCCGGGCGCATCATCATCTGCACCAGCATGACGAGGCAGCAGAACAGGGCGATCCCGCCCACCACCAGCGGCACGATCTTGTCGGTCATGGCGTAGTTGGGGATCATCCCTGCGTTCACCAGCGACACCACCAGGTAGGCCATGATGGCGAAGAGAAACACCAGCGGTGCGCGCTTGGAGCCCGACTTCACGTCGCCTTCGGCCATGATGGTCTTTGCCTGCCGGATGCCCAGCACCACCGACACCACGGTGATGATGATCAGGATGATCACGATGGGCGAGAACAGGTATTCGATGCCCTCGCCAAAGCTCTTGCGGAAGCGGAAGGAGGCGATCTGGAACGCCTGGTTGCAGAACTTCTCCACCGGCTCCGACAGCACGAAGCCGATCAGGAAGGCCGGACGGGACCAGTCGAACCGGCGCAGGAAGATGCCGATCAGGCCGATCACGAAGAGCGCCAGCAGATCCTCGAAGTTCTCGCCGGACTGGAACGCCGCGAAGCTGATCAGCATGAAGAGGAACGGCGCGAGGTAGGTGAACCGGATCGTCGTCAGCTTGGCGATGCCGCCGGATGCGGCGATGCAGAGCACCGTGCCCACGACATTGGCCAGCGCCAGAAGCCAGACGATGGAATAGGTGATATCCAGGTTGTCGCGCAGCATTGCCGGGCCGACCTCGATATCGCCCGACCCCAGTAGCGCGATGGCGCCGATGAAGATCGCCATGCTGCCCGAGCCGGGGATGCCGAAGAGCAGCGTGGGCACCAGCCCGCCGCCCTCCTTCGCGTTGTTCGAGCTTTCCGGCCCGATCACGCCGCGGATCTCGCCCTTGCCGAAGTTCGACTTGTCCTTGGTGGTCTGCACCGCGTGGCCGTAGGCGATCCAGTCCACGACCGAGCCGCCGAGGCCGGGGATGATGCCGACCAGCACGCCGATCAGCGAGCAGCGGACCGAGAGCCACTTGTTGGCCACCCAGTCGCGCACGCCCTGGGTCCAGCCCGCGCCCAGCCTGGCCTCGCCGGCAATGGCGCGATCCTGGCGCAGCAGGCTGACGATCTCGGGCACGGCGAAGATGCCGAGGCCCACGATCACCAGCTTCAGCCCGTCGGTGAGATAGGGAATGTCATAGCTCGCCATCCGCAGCGAGCCGCCCGCATCGGCGATACCGATGGTGCCCAGCATCATGCCGAGCCCGGCCGCGGCGAGGCCCTTCAGCGCCACGCGCCCCGCCAGCACGGCCACCATGGAGAGGCCGAGGATGGTGATCATCAGCATTTCCGGCAGGCCGAAGGCCAGCACGATCGGCCGGGCGATGAGGATGAAGACGGTCAGGAAGAGAGCGCCCACCAGCCCGCCGAAGAGCGAGGAGGTGAAGGCCGCCGACAGCGCCCGCGCGGCCTGGCCCTGCTTGGCGAGCGGGAAGCCGTCGAGCACCGTGGCCTGGCTCGCCGAGGAGCCGGGGATCCCCATGAGCACCGAGGCGAAGGTGTCGGAGGTGGGCACCACGGCCACCATGCCGATCATCA encodes:
- the tcuA gene encoding FAD-dependent tricarballylate dehydrogenase TcuA, which encodes MSETPDILVIGGGNAALCAAITAAEAGARVRILEAAPKPYRGGNSRHTRNFRCMHHGPLGPLVESYSEDEYLADLMKVTGGKTDEALARLAIRTSEECLPWMEARGVRFQPSLSGTLSLARTNAFFLGGGKSLVNAYYRTAEALGVEVLYEAAVTHLDVQQDRVAEVVYTHGGHEHRLSPKSVVVASGGFQADTDWLARAWGPAAKNFLIRGTPYNRGVVLADLLGQGVEQVGDPTQCHAVAIDGRAPRFDGGIVTRLDCVPFSIVVNKDGERFYDEGEDVWPKRYAIWGRLVAAQPDQVGYVIIDARSLELFMPSVFPPIKADTLEELAERMGLPPARLRETVDGFNAACGDTSAFHPTELDGVATTGLTPPKTNWARPISEPPFYGYSLRTGVTFTYLGLKVDDRAQCAIGNRPVRNLWAAGETMAGSILGQGYLAGFGMTIGTVFGRIAGKEAATHAA
- a CDS encoding AbrB family transcriptional regulator; amino-acid sequence: MTFRAFFSSPLRQRLLTLGLATAGTALFWLAELPLPFLFGPMTACLLAALLGAPLKGFGQVSVGARTILGVAVGASITPALFAELPTMAASVALIPFYIVLIGLIGVPFFRRVWGFDAPTAYYAAMPGGLQDMVIFGTEAGGNPRALALVHGTRVLIIVTLAPIFLTLVYGAALTNPIGAPAADIALHELGLMVAAAVIGWKGGERLGLFGASILGPLIVTALLSLTDLIHSRPPREAILFAQFFIGCGIGVQFTGVTWAELRRVVAAGVAYVMLLAVLAAAFTLVVTGLGLGDPVEAFLAFAPGGQAEMTVLAIVTGADLGFVITHHLTRIVLVILGAPLAARLIRRARSRD
- a CDS encoding tripartite tricarboxylate transporter permease gives rise to the protein MDILATALPALGEAWALILQPVVLGYLVLGVLMGLAVGVFPGLGGIAGLSLLLPFMFGMDPVLGLALMIGMVAVVPTSDTFASVLMGIPGSSASQATVLDGFPLAKQGQAARALSAAFTSSLFGGLVGALFLTVFILIARPIVLAFGLPEMLMITILGLSMVAVLAGRVALKGLAAAGLGMMLGTIGIADAGGSLRMASYDIPYLTDGLKLVIVGLGIFAVPEIVSLLRQDRAIAGEARLGAGWTQGVRDWVANKWLSVRCSLIGVLVGIIPGLGGSVVDWIAYGHAVQTTKDKSNFGKGEIRGVIGPESSNNAKEGGGLVPTLLFGIPGSGSMAIFIGAIALLGSGDIEVGPAMLRDNLDITYSIVWLLALANVVGTVLCIAASGGIAKLTTIRFTYLAPFLFMLISFAAFQSGENFEDLLALFVIGLIGIFLRRFDWSRPAFLIGFVLSEPVEKFCNQAFQIASFRFRKSFGEGIEYLFSPIVIILIIITVVSVVLGIRQAKTIMAEGDVKSGSKRAPLVFLFAIMAYLVVSLVNAGMIPNYAMTDKIVPLVVGGIALFCCLVMLVQMMMRPETDVIFADKEIAGEDADAPYGLWSTLAWFAGLIAATWVVGFILALVGFMVGFLRIRAGAGWLKTLILTACGIGFICFMAGALNRDFPPGLLQDAVDLPWPLK
- a CDS encoding 4-oxalomesaconate tautomerase; its protein translation is MTQTGIPYVFMRGGTSKGPYFNRADLPEDLDTLAAVLVAAVGSGHALNIDGIGAGAAVTTKVAMLSPSEDDWAEVDYFFAQVSVEDRLVDFKPTCGNILSGVGPAAIEMGLVRPSGDVTEVKIRAVNTGAKVLAKVQTPGGVLTYDGEAEIAGVPGSAAPIALNFMGVVGSSTGAFLPTGNLRDEIEGIEVTCMDVAMPMTIARASDFGLTGYESAAELDANKDFFARMEAIRIRAGALMGLGDVTRSVTPKFGLFAPAREGGTIAARYFMPWNTHPSMAVTGSQCMASCALTPGTIAEGLLDRPTASPANVVLEHPSGTIEVLVDFDSAAGFSLNSAGLLRTARKLADGRIYVPSRIWKGL
- a CDS encoding universal stress protein, translated to MPIMNLLVAFNGSEASVAALRYAAALARARGAHVTALLAHSTHAVFDTTSRWIPKEARALLAEANSGIVTGIEARFEALRGELDLGAALTFRTHAGRVDAVLSEAARAYDALIVGRHMEEDDAHVSHHPDRIALLSGRPVIVVPEGHDVDARHSHAALAWDGGRSAARALSDSLRLLEDQGRVTVLTVGQRKEWPPIEDLLTHLTRHGVEPLHRPFPESEPVTRAILGFCAENDPSLLVMGAYEHSKFREDFLGGVTASVLREIRIPVLISH
- a CDS encoding GntR family transcriptional regulator → MDEIDDFPQPGSQGEGAYQRLLVELREGRLNPGDRLRETELAERLGVSRTPVREAIRQLEADGIVTHVPRQGAAIRTLDYAEVMELYEMRTVLEGTAARLAARAASEIEIEELLHMNRALEKLGNSPEAFVLNRQFHAALLDAAKNRFLARSIAGLHKSLMILGPTTLTHPDRAAEAVEEHYGVLEALKARDGALAEAAMRAHIEKAQRVRVRALRARPLFDGDTL